A single region of the Opitutus sp. genome encodes:
- a CDS encoding sigma-54-dependent Fis family transcriptional regulator — protein sequence MSSVLIVDDLLSIHEMLEAVIQPTGFITAFATDGEKALARYKVERFDLVLADIDMKPMDGITLLKQLKAYDPSAVIIIMTAYASTESAIQALKFGAFDYMQKPFRVDELIATLKRGLAFRQVTAERANDSAAPSVKALDVDHRLVGQGASNKRLIQQVKKLSTVRTPVLLQGEAGTGRTTVAEILHAGGGAPESPLVRIDCALSSASELRVGLLGSNGAGGAWVEKARGGTLLLQNLHGLDLATQQELVGVLRNTSHGFRLICTTTEDLDKLTDEGRFNDELFYRVASLPVVLTPLRDRIEDVPLLVKHFLATASNPSFEAHLIEFAPDALEALQAYHWPGNLSELGQTITKIAATTSVRLVGAEQLPLRLKEVKDWPALADFLSVQERQYVEMVLNACKGDRVAAAKILGVEQLKLTS from the coding sequence ATGTCCTCCGTTCTCATCGTCGACGACTTGCTCTCCATTCATGAAATGTTGGAGGCCGTGATTCAGCCCACTGGGTTTATCACTGCGTTTGCAACCGACGGAGAGAAGGCGTTGGCTCGCTACAAGGTCGAGCGGTTCGATCTGGTGTTGGCCGATATCGACATGAAGCCGATGGACGGCATCACGTTGCTGAAGCAATTGAAGGCCTACGATCCGAGTGCGGTCATCATCATCATGACTGCCTACGCGAGCACCGAAAGCGCGATTCAAGCGCTCAAATTCGGGGCGTTTGACTACATGCAGAAACCTTTCCGCGTGGACGAGTTGATCGCTACACTCAAGCGCGGGTTGGCGTTTCGGCAGGTCACTGCCGAGCGCGCCAACGATTCCGCGGCGCCCTCCGTCAAGGCGTTGGATGTGGATCATCGCCTTGTTGGGCAAGGTGCTTCAAATAAGCGGCTTATCCAGCAGGTGAAGAAACTCTCCACGGTGCGTACGCCCGTGCTGTTGCAAGGCGAGGCCGGTACGGGACGCACAACGGTGGCGGAAATCTTACACGCCGGTGGCGGAGCGCCTGAATCCCCCTTGGTGCGCATCGACTGCGCGCTGAGTTCAGCCTCAGAATTACGTGTCGGCTTGCTCGGGAGTAATGGCGCCGGTGGGGCCTGGGTGGAAAAGGCCCGGGGTGGTACGCTGCTGTTGCAAAACCTGCATGGGCTGGATCTCGCCACACAGCAGGAATTAGTGGGCGTATTGCGCAACACTTCGCATGGTTTCCGGCTGATCTGCACCACCACGGAGGATCTCGATAAACTCACCGACGAGGGGCGTTTTAACGATGAGCTGTTCTACCGCGTCGCTTCGCTGCCGGTGGTCCTGACCCCATTGCGCGATCGCATCGAGGACGTGCCGCTACTGGTGAAGCATTTTTTGGCAACGGCCTCTAACCCTTCCTTCGAGGCGCACCTGATTGAGTTTGCGCCCGATGCGCTCGAGGCGTTGCAGGCCTATCACTGGCCGGGGAATCTTTCCGAGCTGGGGCAGACGATCACCAAAATCGCCGCGACCACCTCGGTTCGTTTGGTTGGTGCCGAGCAGTTGCCGTTGCGGCTCAAGGAGGTTAAAGATTGGCCGGCGCTTGCCGACTTTCTGTCGGTGCAGGAGCGGCAGTATGTCGAAATGGTGCTCAATGCCTGTAAGGGCGACCGCGTTGCGGCTGCCAAGATCCTTGGGGTTGAGCAACTTAAGTTGA
- a CDS encoding type II secretion system F family protein, producing MAFITSASSEQSAKVAPAAGSRGKNQGFLASQALAKQKAYEKKASKYKLPLGELAIFTQQLSSLLNAGLPLVQCLEALQDQTEDPVFRIIIRDVRMDISSGNSFSSAVKKFPRSFNSLFTSMVEAGEASGALAEILSKVAVYFESTVKLTKKVKSAMTYPIAVIGLAVALVNVLLIFVIPVFAAMFADFGAKLPAPTQMLIDMSDFLKANFFYLLAGAGAAYWSFNKFISTPRGRRLWHVGLMRAPIFGSLIHKIALSRFCRTYATLMRSGVPILRTLEIVSAASDKVQIEDACIEVAKHVSQGGQVSEILAINTFFPPMMKHMVKAGESTGNVDGMMNKIADFYDTESEATVASLTSLIEPLLIVFLGVVVGGIVMAMFLPIFKLGAVAGGLE from the coding sequence ATGGCTTTCATTACGTCGGCATCCTCGGAGCAAAGCGCAAAAGTGGCACCTGCGGCTGGATCGAGGGGGAAAAATCAGGGTTTCTTGGCATCGCAGGCCCTCGCCAAGCAAAAGGCGTACGAAAAAAAGGCATCCAAGTACAAGTTGCCCCTCGGTGAACTGGCCATCTTCACCCAGCAGTTGTCCTCCCTCTTAAACGCTGGTCTGCCGTTGGTTCAGTGTCTTGAGGCGCTTCAAGATCAGACCGAAGATCCGGTTTTTCGAATCATTATCCGTGATGTCCGCATGGATATTTCTTCGGGTAATTCCTTTTCTTCGGCGGTGAAGAAGTTTCCCCGGTCGTTCAACTCCTTGTTTACCTCGATGGTCGAGGCCGGCGAAGCGTCGGGTGCGTTGGCGGAAATCCTTAGTAAGGTGGCGGTTTATTTTGAGTCCACGGTGAAGCTCACCAAAAAGGTCAAGTCGGCCATGACCTACCCGATCGCGGTCATCGGCTTGGCGGTCGCGTTGGTCAACGTCCTCTTGATTTTCGTGATTCCGGTGTTTGCAGCTATGTTTGCCGACTTCGGTGCCAAGCTGCCGGCGCCGACCCAGATGCTCATCGACATGAGCGATTTCCTGAAGGCCAACTTCTTTTACCTTTTGGCGGGGGCTGGCGCAGCATACTGGAGTTTTAACAAATTCATTTCAACGCCCCGGGGCCGGCGCCTGTGGCACGTGGGCCTGATGCGGGCGCCGATTTTTGGCTCGTTGATCCACAAAATCGCGCTTTCCCGCTTTTGCCGCACTTACGCCACACTGATGCGTTCCGGCGTACCGATTTTGCGGACGCTCGAAATCGTTTCGGCGGCCAGCGACAAGGTGCAGATCGAGGACGCCTGCATCGAAGTCGCCAAGCATGTTAGCCAGGGCGGCCAGGTTTCTGAGATATTGGCGATCAATACGTTTTTCCCCCCGATGATGAAGCACATGGTCAAGGCCGGTGAATCTACGGGCAATGTGGACGGCATGATGAACAAGATCGCTGATTTCTACGATACGGAGAGTGAGGCCACCGTTGCCTCGCTGACCTCGCTGATCGAGCCGCTCCTGATTGTTTTCCTTGGCGTTGTGGTGGGCGGAATCGTGATGGCTATGTTTTTGCCCATATTCAAACTGGGTGCGGTGGCGGGCGGCCTGGAGTAA